The window GGCGGGCCAGCTCGCGCCGACGTGGCGCCACCAGATCACGGTGCAGGCGACGCCAGGGGACCGCACCCGGTATACCGACCGCGTGGAGGTGCGCGCGGGCCTCCTCACGCCGGTTGTGGTCCTGTTCGCCGCGCTCTTCTACCGTCACCGGCAACGGCGCTGGCGGCATCTGGCCAGGCACAGGTTTCAGGCTTTGAAGGAGGCGTGAGTGCCGCCTCGCAGCAGGTGAGCCGTGAGGTCAGGCCGCGGCACCTGGGCCGAGCCTGGACGCGGCCCGTCTTAAAACAGCCCCATCGGGTTGATGGGTGTTCCGCCGGCGTACACGCGGAAATCCAGATGTGGGCCGGTGCTGTTGCCGGTGTTGCCCACGCGGGCAATGACCTGACCTGCCGAGACCTGCTGGCCACGGCGCACCAGGTTGGCGCTGTTGTGGCTGTACCGCGAGGTGAGGCCGTTGACGTGCTCCAGCACGACGGTCCATCCCCACCCATTTCGCGCGTCGTACACGGAGCTTTTCACGGTGCCGGCCAGGGCCGCGCGGATGGGCGTTCCAGTGGGCGCCGCCAGGTCCAGGCCGCCGTGGCGGGCGTTGAATGGGGTCGTCAGGCGGCCCTGAAGGGGCAGCACTGCATTCACCCGGATGGAGCTGGCGCGAATGGTGACCCCAGAGGACGAGCGGGCCGGCCCAACCGGCAGAACCACGGTTTGACCGATCTGCAGGCGGTGGGCAC of the Deinococcus arcticus genome contains:
- a CDS encoding M23 family metallopeptidase, which codes for MQIHMFVVGLATAALLSFGAAATTKVRAGDTLTGLAARHGTTVTALVRANPGLSAHRLQIGQTVVLPVGPARSSSGVTIRASSIRVNAVLPLQGRLTTPFNARHGGLDLAAPTGTPIRAALAGTVKSSVYDARNGWGWTVVLEHVNGLTSRYSHNSANLVRRGQQVSAGQVIARVGNTGNSTGPHLDFRVYAGGTPINPMGLF